The sequence TGAGTCCGAGTTGTCGATAGGTGATGAGAAAGAACGCCGTCTGCGTCAGTCCCTGAAAGAACGACAGCCACCACGAAAACAGCACGATGCCGACATACGCCCGCAGCGGCGGACGCGGCTGGCGGTCATCGAGTCGGGCTGAATCGTCGGGCGAACTTCGCCGCTCCGCGAGAACGGCGGGCCACTTCAACAGAGGAATGAGCGAGACGAGTTGCAGTAGATTGCCGATCACGAACACGGCGATGTAGCCGATCGTTTCCCAGAACTCGGCCGAGGTTCGCAGCTGGCTCTTGATCGACGTTGCCAGGAGCGGCACCACGATCAGCACGGCGAGCCTGGCGATATCGCGTCGGGCAAAGAACCGGCCCCAGTTCCGTTCCGGAGCCAGATCGCTCAGCCAGGAGAGATACGCCGTGAAAGCGACCGCCTGCAGAATTCCCTGACCGGCCAACGCGCCGATGAGAACCGGCAGCCGGAGGTCGTCGTCGGGCAGCAGAGCCGCGGCGGGGATCAGAACGGTAAAAAGCCGGGCCAGAATCGAACTGGCGACGAAGAGCCGCTTGCGGTTCCGAAAGAGAATCAGCAGAGCCGGCGTGAAGACAGCCAGGACGCCAACCAGCTCGGGCAACGCCAGCAGAATCGAAATCGTCCGCGTGCCGGCTCCGAGATGACTGGCGAAGTAATACAGGAAGCCGCCGGTCGTGAGCGCATACCCAGCCGAGAAAAGCAGCTGATTCTGCACCACACTCCGACTGAGCCGCTCGGTCTCCGGAGAAAGCACCGGCGTCTGATCGTCCATCTGCTTCACCGGGGATTTCACTCTTGGGGGATGTGGGTGGTGAAAGGTTTGTTGAACCACAGAGACACGGAGGTCACAGAGCATCTACTGGGGTAGACCGGTGTTCGAGAGCTTCAACGACCATTTCCAGAAGCTCTGGGAGCCGTAGGAACGATGAGTTGGTGACTGCTCTCCGTGTTCTCTGTGTCTCTGTGGTTTATCTTCACTTCACTGTTGTTAAGGCGTTGCGAGGGAGCAAGAGTCGATCTGAGACCTCTTGCCGACTGCGTCGGCCCCGGTAGCGGAGCAACCGGGGCTACCCCTTTCTTAGAGGGGCGTTGAACACAGTGTTGGACGTCGATCGTGCTGGGATACGCCTGCGGCTATCCCGAGCCTACTCGGGGCGTAACGTAGTGGATTTTGGGGCTGGGAGCCATGTTCGAAACTCGGGGTTTACATGAAATCGGGTTTCGCGCACAATCCGCGCTTTCGGGGACCGGCACGTCCG is a genomic window of Rubinisphaera margarita containing:
- a CDS encoding MFS transporter — encoded protein: MDDQTPVLSPETERLSRSVVQNQLLFSAGYALTTGGFLYYFASHLGAGTRTISILLALPELVGVLAVFTPALLILFRNRKRLFVASSILARLFTVLIPAAALLPDDDLRLPVLIGALAGQGILQAVAFTAYLSWLSDLAPERNWGRFFARRDIARLAVLIVVPLLATSIKSQLRTSAEFWETIGYIAVFVIGNLLQLVSLIPLLKWPAVLAERRSSPDDSARLDDRQPRPPLRAYVGIVLFSWWLSFFQGLTQTAFFLITYRQLGLSLRNYYLLTGTMYALQMFAAAWAGRIGDRFGYRDLLLWSTVLVATSVPCWMFSLNGDPRWLIPAYMIWGLFGAVNLALQNLLLKVTPRHRNTFHLAFCRQGAGLIAGLTGLAGGFWLDSQINPSGVRTEGPGALEPFLILLLISFLGRILAPAWLLLIPGRVGR